In the Pseudanabaena sp. PCC 7367 genome, one interval contains:
- the gatA gene encoding Asp-tRNA(Asn)/Glu-tRNA(Gln) amidotransferase subunit GatA has protein sequence MLSTIEEIQSALVNHDRSAVEIAQEFIDRAQALEPKLHSFINLTPEIAIAQAEAIDDIIASGEPMPKLAGIPIGIKDNMCVKGTLTTCGSDMLANFVAPYESTVTAKIAKAGAVMIGKANLDEFAMGSSTENSAFGATANPWNLECVPGGSSGGSAAAVAAGECVISTGSDTGGSIRLPASFCGVVGLKPTYGLVSRYGLVAFASSLDQIGPFANTVKDAATLLSVLAGHDPQDSTSLDVPIPNYPNLLTADLTQSLKGKKVGVITETFGEGLSEEVAAAVKKTIAHMESMGAEIKEISCPRFAYGLPTYYIIAPSEASANLARYDGVKYGFRQPDIDNLLEMYAQTRETGFGTEVKRRIMIGTYALSAGYYDAYYLKAQKVRTLIRQDFDRAFEQVDVLVSPVSPTTAFKAGAKTEDPLGMYLTDLMTIPVNLAGLPGLSLPCGFDAAGMPIGLQMISNALREDVLLQVAYGYEQSTDWHKKKPMLSS, from the coding sequence ATGTTATCAACAATTGAAGAAATCCAGTCTGCCTTGGTTAATCACGATCGCTCGGCGGTGGAAATTGCCCAAGAATTTATCGATCGCGCCCAAGCGCTTGAACCAAAACTCCATAGCTTTATTAATCTCACCCCAGAAATAGCGATCGCCCAAGCCGAAGCGATCGATGACATTATCGCCTCTGGAGAACCAATGCCCAAACTGGCAGGTATCCCGATCGGCATCAAAGATAATATGTGCGTCAAGGGCACCCTCACCACCTGTGGTTCAGATATGCTGGCTAATTTTGTGGCTCCCTATGAATCTACGGTGACGGCTAAAATTGCCAAAGCTGGCGCAGTGATGATCGGTAAAGCCAACCTGGATGAGTTTGCGATGGGCAGCTCTACTGAGAACTCGGCCTTTGGCGCGACGGCCAATCCCTGGAATCTTGAATGTGTGCCCGGTGGGTCTTCCGGTGGATCGGCGGCGGCGGTGGCAGCGGGAGAATGCGTGATTTCCACGGGCTCAGACACGGGCGGCTCAATTCGATTGCCAGCCTCGTTCTGCGGTGTGGTCGGGCTCAAGCCTACCTATGGCTTAGTTTCGCGCTATGGTCTGGTGGCCTTTGCCTCCTCTTTGGATCAAATTGGCCCCTTTGCCAACACCGTCAAGGATGCTGCCACCCTGTTGTCTGTTCTAGCTGGCCATGATCCGCAGGATTCTACCAGCCTGGATGTGCCGATCCCTAATTACCCTAACCTGCTGACGGCAGATTTAACCCAATCGCTCAAGGGCAAGAAAGTGGGTGTGATCACCGAAACCTTTGGTGAAGGACTAAGCGAGGAAGTGGCTGCGGCAGTAAAGAAGACGATCGCCCACATGGAATCCATGGGCGCGGAGATCAAGGAAATTTCTTGCCCTCGGTTTGCCTATGGCCTGCCCACCTACTACATCATTGCTCCATCGGAGGCTTCGGCGAATTTGGCTCGCTACGACGGCGTAAAATATGGTTTCCGGCAGCCGGATATTGATAATTTGCTGGAAATGTATGCCCAGACCAGAGAAACCGGGTTTGGCACCGAAGTAAAACGTCGGATCATGATCGGTACCTACGCGCTTTCGGCAGGTTATTACGATGCCTATTATCTAAAAGCTCAAAAGGTGCGCACCCTGATCAGGCAAGATTTCGATCGCGCCTTTGAACAAGTAGATGTATTGGTTAGTCCGGTTTCACCCACCACCGCCTTCAAAGCTGGTGCCAAGACCGAAGATCCCCTGGGTATGTATTTAACTGATTTAATGACAATTCCCGTCAACCTGGCCGGTTTACCTGGCCTGAGTTTGCCCTGTGGGTTTGATGCGGCGGGGATGCCGATCGGTTTGCAGATGATTTCTAACGCCCTGCGTGAGGATGTGTTGCTACAAGTTGCCTATGGTTATGAGCAATCAACGGATTGGCATAAAAAAAAGCCAATGCTTTCCAGTTAG
- a CDS encoding STAS domain-containing protein: MPEQLTLTVSLRGSREVRDNYQIFRLTGLLDAFSEPAFRKVIGRCIDDGPANIILDLSAIDFVDSSGLGVLVQMAKKTQSLDGSLQIISNPRVTQTVKLVRLEQFLSLRPSVEIALASIPNKSE, from the coding sequence ATTCCCGAACAGTTAACCCTTACAGTAAGTTTAAGAGGTAGCCGCGAAGTACGCGATAACTATCAAATATTTCGCCTTACTGGTTTGCTGGACGCATTTTCTGAGCCCGCCTTTCGTAAGGTGATTGGCAGATGCATTGATGATGGACCTGCCAACATTATTCTAGACCTATCGGCGATCGATTTTGTCGATAGTTCTGGTTTGGGGGTTCTGGTGCAGATGGCTAAGAAAACCCAGTCATTAGATGGCTCCCTCCAAATTATTAGTAACCCCAGAGTGACGCAAACAGTCAAGCTGGTGCGCTTGGAGCAATTCCTCTCGCTTAGACCTTCCGTTGAAATAGCCCTGGCGAGCATACCGAATAAAAGTGAATAG
- a CDS encoding Mini-ribonuclease 3 encodes MSLLRPNIDVDKIDEISIAALAYIGDAIYELHVRLNFLTPPRSPKEYHQLVVSRVKAQSQANQLNKLIDNQFLSELELDLVRRGRNATTSTPRHINPQTYRLASGFEALIGYLYLKDPDRLVQILAQADNIL; translated from the coding sequence ATGTCATTGCTACGTCCCAATATTGATGTTGATAAAATTGATGAAATATCGATCGCAGCCTTGGCTTATATTGGGGATGCGATCTATGAATTGCATGTCCGGCTCAACTTTTTAACCCCACCGCGATCGCCTAAGGAATATCACCAATTGGTTGTATCGAGGGTAAAAGCCCAAAGCCAGGCCAATCAGTTGAACAAATTAATTGATAACCAATTTTTGAGTGAGTTAGAATTAGATCTGGTGCGGCGCGGACGCAATGCCACCACCTCTACACCCAGGCATATCAACCCGCAAACATACCGACTGGCCAGCGGTTTTGAAGCTTTGATTGGTTATTTATATTTAAAAGATCCCGATCGCCTCGTCCAAATATTGGCGCAAGCTGACAACATCCTATGA
- the rlmB gene encoding 23S rRNA (guanosine(2251)-2'-O)-methyltransferase RlmB: protein MTKFKRDSGNFRKGRKDSSDKNPRWSKSTENRSTRSAKPKSFKRKRYGEDSAAQSGSNAANDKPKPRPKLGTLKLRGSSRTTDSGRVGRKFGRSNDRKGRDAKQTNKTGGYDRKSADRRYEHKPGRVERVERSDQYDKYDRGDSIPKPKLDLDRDRNPARSNGHKDNHKSDSDYGSDYQPASRSDKPSKSPKSHESDYSPRSANFKSEPRADRKFNRFDSRTEKDRAVHQPEPDPNTLINRDRGDDQDSPDLVYGRHAVAAAMESGRSLHRLWVTNRLRYAPDFLPLINAAKESGCVIDEVDIVRLNQITHNARHQGIAAQVAAYAYLELGELINQAKQASQNPVIIVADGITDPHNLGAIARSAEAIGAHGLVIPQRRAVGITSTVTKVAAGALENLAVARVTNLTRALEQLKSEEFWIYGTAAESGQPIHKVDLLGAVALVIGSEAEGLSMLVQRSCDVLVSIPLGGKTPSLNASVAAGMALYEVFRQRWQNTLSLNNLS, encoded by the coding sequence ATGACTAAATTTAAACGCGACTCTGGCAATTTTCGTAAAGGTCGCAAAGACAGCAGCGACAAAAATCCTCGTTGGTCAAAATCTACCGAAAATCGATCTACGCGATCGGCTAAGCCCAAATCCTTCAAACGCAAGCGCTATGGCGAAGATTCAGCGGCGCAATCAGGGTCTAATGCTGCTAATGACAAACCAAAACCAAGACCAAAGCTAGGCACATTAAAGCTCAGAGGCAGTTCTAGGACGACGGATTCAGGTCGGGTTGGGCGTAAATTTGGGCGTAGCAATGACAGAAAAGGCCGTGATGCCAAACAAACTAATAAAACTGGTGGTTACGATCGTAAATCTGCCGATCGCAGGTATGAGCATAAGCCTGGTCGAGTTGAGCGAGTTGAACGCTCTGATCAATATGATAAATATGATCGCGGTGATTCTATTCCCAAGCCCAAGCTTGATCTAGACCGCGATCGCAATCCTGCCAGGTCTAATGGCCATAAAGATAACCATAAATCTGACTCTGACTATGGCTCTGATTATCAACCTGCATCCAGATCAGACAAACCATCCAAATCACCCAAATCACACGAATCTGACTACTCACCGCGATCAGCCAACTTTAAATCTGAGCCTAGAGCCGATCGCAAATTCAATCGCTTCGATTCCCGCACTGAGAAGGATCGAGCCGTTCACCAGCCAGAACCAGATCCCAATACATTGATTAACCGCGATCGCGGGGATGATCAAGACAGCCCGGATTTGGTCTATGGTCGCCATGCCGTTGCTGCTGCCATGGAAAGTGGCCGATCGCTCCATCGTCTCTGGGTCACAAATCGCTTGCGCTATGCCCCGGACTTTCTGCCCCTGATCAATGCGGCCAAAGAAAGCGGCTGTGTGATCGATGAAGTTGATATTGTGCGCCTGAACCAGATTACCCACAATGCCAGGCATCAGGGGATCGCTGCCCAGGTTGCTGCCTATGCATATTTAGAACTTGGTGAGTTGATCAATCAGGCCAAGCAGGCAAGTCAAAATCCAGTTATTATTGTGGCCGATGGCATTACTGATCCCCATAATCTTGGGGCGATTGCCCGCAGCGCTGAGGCGATCGGTGCTCATGGACTAGTGATCCCACAACGACGCGCGGTGGGGATTACCTCAACGGTTACTAAAGTAGCGGCCGGGGCACTCGAAAATCTGGCCGTAGCAAGGGTCACAAATCTCACGCGGGCACTTGAACAGCTCAAGAGTGAAGAATTCTGGATCTATGGTACTGCCGCCGAATCAGGTCAGCCAATTCACAAAGTTGACCTATTAGGTGCGGTGGCACTGGTGATCGGCTCGGAAGCAGAAGGATTGAGTATGCTCGTGCAGCGCAGTTGTGATGTGCTGGTTTCTATTCCCTTAGGAGGAAAAACACCTAGCCTCAATGCTTCAGTGGCGGCAGGGATGGCGCTATATGAGGTATTCAGGCAGCGCTGGCAAAATACGTTGAGTTTGAACAATTTGTCATGA
- a CDS encoding DUF1816 domain-containing protein, whose product MNLTSNVKETFTSLLENMGVAVWIEITTQSPQCTYFFGPFVSVSEAEQEKSGYIEDLEAEGAFGISIDIKRCNPDKLTVFDETKEMLPGINTFLSRQPG is encoded by the coding sequence ATGAACTTGACTAGTAACGTTAAGGAGACATTCACTTCTCTTCTAGAGAATATGGGAGTAGCGGTTTGGATTGAGATAACTACTCAGTCACCCCAATGCACCTACTTTTTTGGACCCTTTGTCAGCGTCTCTGAAGCTGAGCAAGAAAAGTCGGGCTATATCGAAGATCTTGAGGCCGAAGGGGCATTTGGGATTTCGATCGATATTAAGCGCTGCAACCCAGACAAGTTAACCGTATTTGATGAAACCAAGGAAATGCTGCCAGGTATTAATACTTTCCTAAGTCGTCAACCTGGCTAG
- the pgl gene encoding 6-phosphogluconolactonase: protein MGVNIEVFDDRQALIARALEIVLQNYKKAIETNDRFTFAASGGSTPKPLYAALAEQDLDWHKFHVFWGDERYVPPSDPQSNEGMTRQLWLDQVAIPASNIHAMPTTKADPALAAITYSKHLQDFFKVAAGDFPAFDLILLGLGDDGHTASLFPHTEALKVGDRLVTVGEKDGQLRLTFTAPLINAAKQILFLVEGSGKAEAVAAVNAKQGDSNLYPARLVQGNVNWVIDQAAAANL, encoded by the coding sequence ATGGGCGTAAATATTGAAGTTTTTGACGATCGCCAGGCTTTAATTGCCAGAGCCCTAGAGATCGTGTTGCAGAATTATAAGAAAGCGATCGAAACTAACGATCGATTTACCTTTGCGGCCTCCGGTGGCAGCACGCCTAAACCACTCTATGCAGCCCTAGCAGAGCAGGACTTAGATTGGCACAAATTTCATGTGTTTTGGGGTGATGAGCGCTATGTACCGCCCAGCGATCCCCAGAGCAATGAAGGCATGACTCGCCAGCTTTGGTTAGATCAAGTGGCGATCCCAGCCTCTAATATTCATGCCATGCCAACCACCAAGGCAGATCCTGCCCTGGCAGCAATTACTTACAGCAAGCATTTGCAAGACTTTTTTAAGGTCGCGGCTGGTGATTTTCCTGCCTTCGATCTCATTTTGTTAGGACTTGGCGATGATGGCCATACGGCTTCGCTATTTCCGCATACGGAAGCGCTTAAGGTAGGCGATCGCCTGGTAACGGTGGGCGAGAAAGATGGCCAATTGCGATTGACTTTTACAGCACCCTTAATCAATGCGGCTAAGCAAATTTTATTTTTGGTGGAAGGCTCTGGGAAGGCCGAGGCAGTGGCTGCGGTCAATGCAAAGCAAGGGGATAGCAATTTATATCCTGCGCGGTTGGTACAGGGGAATGTAAATTGGGTGATCGACCAGGCCGCAGCAGCTAACTTGTAA
- the asnS gene encoding asparagine--tRNA ligase: MNPSRIIELLRSGEANQSALVQGWVRTKRESKELTFLEINDGSSLKGLQIIVGKDLPDYADIIKQITTGASIAVAGQLVDSPAKGQRIEMQADQVTVFGTADAEQYPLQKKRHSFEFLRTIAHLRPRTNTLGAVFRVRNACAYAIHRFFQERGFIWVHTPIITASDCEGAGEMFAVTAMDLANVAKVDPKATPNVANQSSQSVDFSQDFFGKPTFLTVSGQLEAEIMAMAFSNVYTFGPTFRAENSNTSRHLAEFWMIEPEMAFCDLEGDADLAEAFLKYIFSYVLENCPEDMAFFQQRINDQVMSNAEKIINEEFERISYTKAIEILLASSKQFEFPVEWGIDLQSEHERYLAEDHFQKPVIIMDYPAGIKAFYMRLSDESTDKQTVRAMDVIAPGIGEIIGGSQREERLDILEARLKAKGLDPEEYWWYLDLRRYGTVPHAGFGLGFERLVQFMTGMSNIRDVIPFPRSPQNAEF; encoded by the coding sequence ATGAATCCATCCCGAATTATCGAACTTCTGCGTAGTGGCGAAGCCAACCAATCAGCCCTGGTTCAAGGCTGGGTCAGAACTAAACGCGAATCGAAAGAGCTAACCTTTTTAGAAATTAATGATGGCTCCTCGCTCAAGGGTTTGCAAATAATTGTTGGCAAAGACTTGCCCGACTACGCAGATATTATTAAACAAATTACCACTGGAGCCTCGATCGCGGTTGCTGGGCAGCTTGTCGATTCTCCGGCCAAGGGGCAACGGATCGAAATGCAAGCAGACCAAGTAACGGTTTTTGGCACGGCTGACGCAGAGCAATATCCACTCCAAAAGAAACGCCACTCCTTTGAATTTCTGCGCACGATCGCCCATTTGCGGCCACGCACCAATACCCTGGGCGCAGTATTTCGAGTAAGGAATGCCTGTGCCTATGCGATCCATCGTTTTTTCCAAGAGCGCGGTTTTATTTGGGTACATACACCAATTATTACTGCCAGTGATTGTGAAGGGGCAGGCGAGATGTTTGCGGTCACGGCGATGGACTTGGCGAATGTAGCCAAGGTAGATCCCAAAGCTACGCCTAATGTAGCCAATCAATCCAGTCAATCGGTAGATTTCAGTCAGGACTTTTTTGGCAAGCCCACCTTCTTAACCGTGAGTGGTCAGCTAGAAGCAGAAATCATGGCGATGGCATTTAGCAATGTCTATACCTTCGGCCCCACATTTCGGGCGGAAAACTCCAATACTTCGCGCCACCTGGCGGAATTCTGGATGATCGAACCGGAAATGGCCTTTTGCGATCTTGAAGGTGATGCCGATCTGGCCGAAGCATTTCTTAAATATATTTTTAGCTATGTGCTGGAAAACTGCCCCGAAGATATGGCGTTTTTCCAACAGCGGATCAACGATCAAGTGATGAGCAATGCTGAAAAGATCATCAATGAAGAATTCGAGCGGATCAGCTACACCAAGGCGATCGAAATTTTGCTAGCCAGCAGTAAGCAATTTGAGTTTCCGGTTGAGTGGGGCATTGACCTGCAATCGGAGCATGAACGCTATCTGGCTGAGGATCATTTCCAAAAGCCGGTAATTATCATGGACTATCCGGCTGGAATCAAGGCTTTTTATATGCGCCTGAGCGATGAAAGCACCGACAAGCAAACCGTACGCGCAATGGATGTGATCGCGCCGGGGATCGGTGAGATCATTGGCGGATCGCAACGGGAAGAACGCTTGGACATTTTAGAAGCCAGACTCAAGGCCAAGGGGCTAGATCCAGAGGAATACTGGTGGTATTTGGATCTACGCCGCTATGGCACTGTTCCCCATGCTGGATTTGGCCTGGGCTTCGAGCGCTTGGTGCAATTCATGACCGGCATGAGCAATATTCGGGATGTGATCCCATTCCCACGATCGCCCCAGAATGCTGAATTTTAG
- a CDS encoding precorrin-2 C(20)-methyltransferase, whose translation MTGKLYGVSVGPGDPELITLKGLKAIQSADVVAFPAGKNGKPGMAESIAQTYLQPHQEKLPLELPYVQDPDALTTAWAVATDQLYEHLSRDRRVVFISEGDVSFYSTFTYLMLTLRARDTAIEIQTIPGVCSPLAAAAELGLPLTIWAEKLAVLPLLHNLAELETALDWAETVVLMKVNRYYPQVWQILRSRQLLQNSSVVVRATSNQQKIYADLTNLADLSLSYFSVLIVRRSQQWFNSS comes from the coding sequence ATGACAGGTAAGCTCTATGGCGTTAGTGTTGGCCCCGGTGATCCGGAATTAATTACCCTCAAAGGCCTCAAAGCAATCCAATCCGCTGATGTGGTGGCGTTTCCGGCGGGAAAAAATGGTAAGCCAGGGATGGCCGAATCGATCGCCCAGACTTATTTGCAGCCCCACCAGGAAAAATTACCGCTAGAGTTGCCCTATGTTCAAGATCCAGATGCCCTAACCACAGCCTGGGCTGTAGCAACAGATCAGCTATATGAGCATTTAAGCCGCGATCGCCGTGTGGTTTTTATCAGTGAAGGTGATGTGAGCTTCTATAGCACTTTCACCTATTTAATGCTGACCTTGCGCGCCAGAGACACAGCGATCGAAATTCAAACTATCCCTGGTGTATGTTCACCATTGGCTGCCGCTGCTGAGTTGGGCTTACCGCTGACAATCTGGGCGGAAAAGCTGGCGGTTTTGCCCTTGTTGCACAATTTAGCCGAATTGGAAACAGCGCTAGATTGGGCAGAGACAGTGGTATTAATGAAGGTGAATCGCTATTACCCGCAGGTATGGCAGATTTTGCGATCGCGGCAACTCTTGCAAAATAGCTCCGTAGTAGTTCGGGCAACCTCAAACCAGCAAAAAATATATGCCGATCTGACAAATTTGGCCGATCTCTCGCTTTCTTACTTCTCTGTACTGATTGTTAGGCGATCGCAGCAATGGTTTAATAGTAGCTAG
- a CDS encoding 2Fe-2S iron-sulfur cluster-binding protein produces MASIKFVNEDKIVFATDGANLRQKAIENGIDIYKFVGKLTNCGGYGQCGTCIVEINEGMEHLSPRTNAEDRKLKRKPDNYRLACQTMVNGDVSVTTKP; encoded by the coding sequence ATGGCATCAATTAAATTCGTCAACGAAGATAAAATCGTATTTGCAACCGACGGAGCAAACCTGCGCCAGAAAGCGATCGAAAATGGGATCGATATATATAAATTTGTTGGTAAATTGACCAATTGCGGTGGTTATGGCCAATGCGGCACTTGCATTGTGGAAATTAATGAAGGAATGGAACACCTTTCACCCCGCACCAACGCTGAAGATCGCAAACTTAAACGCAAGCCAGACAACTATCGCCTTGCTTGTCAAACCATGGTTAATGGTGATGTTTCGGTTACTACCAAACCATGA